Proteins co-encoded in one Corylus avellana chromosome ca9, CavTom2PMs-1.0 genomic window:
- the LOC132161899 gene encoding glutathione S-transferase U8-like, whose translation MAEEVVLHGLWASPYSRRVEVALKLKGVQYKYIEEDLSNKSPSLLKYNPVHKMIPILVHNGKPIVDSDVILEYIEETWQEYPLLPEDHYERARARFWRKFIDNQVLLAALLKAFWGEENGREKALEEASGLLNFLEEELKEKKFFGGERIGMVDIVANVIGFWIGTFEEGTGIELLTVDKFPKLCNWVDEYLSSSVIKENLPPKDKLIPFVRFRFGGTSASK comes from the exons ATGGCGGAAGAAGTAGTGTTGCATGGTTTGTGGGCAAGCCCTTATAGTCGCAGAGTAGAGGTAGCTCTGAAACTGAAAGGAGTCCAATACAAATATATTGAAGAAGATCTGAGCAACAAGAGTCCTTCgcttctcaaatacaatcccgTTCACAAGATGATTCCCATCCTTGTACACAATGGAAAGCCTATTGTggat TCTGATGTTATTCTTGAATACATCGAAGAGACATGGCAAGAATATCCCTTGTTGCCCGAAGATCATTATGAGAGAGCCAGAGCACGTTTCTGGCGCAAGTTCATAGACAACCAGGTAC ttctCGCCGCGTTATTGAAAGCTTTCTGGGGCGAAGAGAACGGACGTGAGAAGGCTTTGGAAGAAGCATCTGGGCTTCTAAATTTTCTAGAGGAAGAGCTCAAGGAAAAAAAGTTCTTTGGAGGAGAGCGTATTGGAATGGTAGACATTGTCGCCAACGTCATAGGCTTCTGGATTGGAACTTTTGAAGAAGGAACGGGGATAGAGTTGTTGACAGTAGACAAATTTCCCAAACTTTGCAACTGGGTGGATGAGTATTTGAGCAGCAGTGTTATCAAGGAAAATCTACCTCCCAAAGACAAACTAATTCCCTTTGTACGATTTCGCTTTGGGGGCACCAGTGCTTCCAAATAG
- the LOC132162447 gene encoding probable glutathione S-transferase — MAEEVLLFGVWASHFTVRVQIALKLKGVQYKYFEEDLDNKSVLLLQYNPINKKVPVLVHNGKPIVESQIILEYIDETWPGYPILPKDPHERAIARFWAMFIDDKCTPALRKACWGGENGRESWDGENGREKAVEEASELLKFMEEELKGKRFFGGKSIGLVDIIANIIGFWLGVFEEGSGVKLLTRDKFPKLCNWVDEYVSSSIMKESLPPRDKLVPFFQNFFRGAK; from the exons ATGGCGGAAGAAGTATTGTTGTTTGGAGTGTGGGCAAGCCATTTTACTGTCAGAGTACAGATAGCTCTGAAACTAAAAGGAGTCCAATACAAATACTTTGAAGAAGATCTTGACAACAAGAGTGTTTTACTTCTGCAATACAATCCCATTAACAAGAAGGTTCCTGTGCTTGTACACAATGGAAAGCCTATTGTGGAGTCCCAAATTATTCTGGAATACATTGATGAGACCTGGCCAGGCTATCCCATTTTGCCCAAAGATCCTCATGAGAGAGCCATTGCACGTTTCTGGGCCATGTTCATAGACGATAAG tgcACGCCGGCGTTACGAAAAGCTTGTTGGGGTGGAGAGAATGGACGTGAGAGTTGGGATGGAGAGAATGGACGTGAGAAGGCTGTGGAAGAAGCATCTGAGCTTCTAAAGTTTATGGAGGAAGAGCTTAAGGGAAAAAGGTTCTTTGGAGGAAAGAGTATTGGATTGGTGGACATTATTGCTAACATCATCGGCTTTTGGCTTGGAGTTTTTGAAGAAGGATCGGGGGTCAAGTTGTTGACGAGAGACAAATTTCCCAAGCTTTGCAACTGGGTGGATGAGTATGTGAGCAGCAGTATTATGAAGGAAAGTCTACCTCCTAGAGACAAATTGGTTCCCTTTTTCCAGAATTTCTTTAGGGGCGCCAAATGA
- the LOC132161608 gene encoding glutathione S-transferase U8-like, translating into MAEEVVLYGVWESAFSRRVEMALKLKGVEYKYMEEDLNSKSPSLLKYNPIHKKIPVLLHNGKPIVESQVILEYIDETWQGYPILPKDPYERAIARFWAKFIDEKCLPTIFKACYGEEKEREKAAKENYEVLKFLEEELKEKRFFGGENIGMVDIVANIIAFWVGVIEESSGAKLLTRDKFPKLSSWSHEFVSNGVIKECLPPRDKLLANFRNRFGQTNSSK; encoded by the exons ATGGCAGAAGAAGTGGTGTTGTATGGTGTGTGGGAAAGCGCCTTTAGCCGCAGAGTAGAGATGGCTCTGAAACTGAAAGGAGTGGAGTAcaaatacatggaggaagattTGAACAGCAAGAGTCCTTCGCTTCTCAAATACAACCCTATTCACAAGAAGATTCCTGTCCTCCTACACAACGGAAAGCCTATCGTGGAGTCCCAAGTTATTCTGGAATATATTGATGAGACATGGCAAGGCTATCCCATATTGCCCAAAGATCCGTACGAGAGAGCCATTGCACGTTTCTGGGCCAAGTTTATAGACGAAAAG TGCTTGCCTACGATATTTAAAGCTTGTTATGGCGAAGAGAAAGAGCGTGAGAAGGCTGCGAAAGAAAATTATGAGGTTCTTAAGTTTCTAGAGGAAGAGCTCAAGGAAAAGAGATTCTTTGGAGGAGAGAATATTGGAATGGTAGATATTGTCGCTAATATCATTGCCTTTTGGGTTGGAGTTATAGAAGAAAGTTCAGGAGCAAAGTTGTTGACAAGAGACAAATTTCCTAAACTAAGCAGCTGGAGTCATGAGTTTGTGAGCAATGGTGTTATCAAGGAATGTCTCCCTCCAAGAGATAAACTACTTGCCAATTTTCGAAATCGTTTTGGGCAAACTAACTCTTCCAAATAG
- the LOC132161740 gene encoding probable glutathione S-transferase, producing the protein MAEEVVLFGTWGSAFSRRVELALKLKGVEYKYMEEDLSNKSPLLLKYNPIHKKIPVLVHNGKPIVESQVILEYIDETWQGHSLLPKDPYERAIARFWAKFIDDKYFPVIFKPLWFKEKEHEKAVEEAPELLKFLEDELKEKRFFGGESIGMVDIVANIIAFWQGIFEEASGVELLAKEKFPKLTNWSHEFVSNSVVKECLPPRDKVIAYLRKRWEG; encoded by the exons ATGGCTGAAGAAGTAGTGTTGTTTGGTACGTGGGGAAGCGCCTTTAGCCGCAGAGTAGAGCTGGCTCTGAAACTGAAAGGAGTGGAGTAcaaatacatggaggaagatcTGAGCAACAAGAGTCCTTTGCTTCTCAAATACAACCCCATTCACAAGAAGATTCCTGTGCTCGTACACAACGGAAAGCCTATCGTGGAGTCCCAAGTTATTCTGGAATACATTGATGAGACATGGCAAGGACATTCCTTGTTGCCCAAAGATCCGTACGAGAGAGCCATTGCACGTTTCTGGGCCAAGTTCATTGACGACAag TACTTTCCCGTAATTTTTAAACCTTTGTGGTTTAAAGAGAAAGAGCATGAGAAGGCTGTAGAAGAAGCACCTGAGCTTCTAAAGTTTCTAGAGGATGAGCTCAAGGAAAAGAGGTTTTTTGGAGGAGAGAGTATTGGAATGGTAGACATTGTTGCTAACATCATTGCCTTTTGGCAAGGAATTTTTGAAGAAGCGTCGGGAGTAGAATTGTTGGCGAAAGAGAAATTTCCCAAACTTACCAATTGGAGTCATGAGTTCGTGAGCAATAGTGTTGTCAAGGAATGTCTGCCTCCAAGAGACAAAGTAATTGCCTATTTACGAAAACGCTGGGAGGGCTAA
- the LOC132192013 gene encoding probable glutathione S-transferase, translating into MAEEVLLFGVWASPYSRRVELALKLKGVDYKYIEEDLTNKSPLLLKYNPIHKKIPVLVHNGKPIVESQVIQYIDEIWQGYPILPKDPYERAIARFWAKFIDDKCLPGAFKAYLGEEKEREKAVEETWEALKILEEELKEKRFFGGESIGMVDIVANAIAFWLGVFEEASGVKLLTREKFPKLTNWSHEFVSSIVVKECLPPREKLIAYFRNRFGGANASK; encoded by the exons ATGGCAGAAGAAGTGTTGTTGTTTGGTGTGTGGGCAAGCCCCTATAGTCGCAGAGTAGAGTTGGCTCTGAAACTCAAAGGTGTTGACTACAAATACATAGAGGAAGATTTGACCAACAAGAGTCCTTTgcttctcaaatacaatcccaTTCACAAGAAGATTCCGGTTCTTGTACACAACGGAAAGCCTATCGTGGAGTCCCAAGTTATTCAATATATTGACGAGATATGGCAAGGCTATCCCATATTGCCCAAAGATCCGTATGAGAGAGCCATTGCACGTTTCTGGGCCAAGTTCATAGACGACAAG TGCTTGCCGGGGGCATTTAAAGCTTACTTGGGTGAAGAGAAAGAGCGTGAGAAGGCTGTGGAAGAAACGTGGGAGGCTCTTAAGATTTTAGAGGAAGAGTTAAAGGAAAAGAGGTTCTTTGGAGGAGAAAGTATAGGAATGGTAGACATTGTCGCTAACGCCATTGCCTTTTGGCTTGGAGTTTTTGAAGAAGCTTCGGGAGTTAAGTTGTTGACAAGAGAGAAATTTCCCAAACTTACCAACTGGAGTCATGAGTTCGTGAGCAGCATTGTTGTCAAGGAATGTCTGCCTCCAAGAGAAAAACTAATTGCCTATTTTCGAAATCGCTTTGGGGGCGCCAATGCTTCGAAATAG
- the LOC132191993 gene encoding glutathione S-transferase U8-like gives MAEEVVLFGTWGSPFSRRVELALKLKGVEYKYIEEDLTNKSPLLLKYNPIHKKIPVLVHNGKPIVESQVILEYIDETWQGYPLLPKDPYERAIARFWAKFIDDKCLPVIFKALWGDEKEHEKAVEEASELLMFIEEELKEKRFFGGESIGMVDIIANIIAFWQGIFEEASGVELLTKEKFPKLINWSHEFVSNSVVKECLPPRDKLIAHLRKRFGSHNASK, from the exons ATGGCAGAAGAAGTAGTGCTGTTTGGTACGTGGGGAAGCCCCTTTAGTCGCAGAGTAGAGTTGGCTCTGAAACTCAAAGGAGTTGAGTACAAATACATAGAGGAAGATTTGACCAACAAGAGTCCTTTGCTTCTCAAATATAACCCCATTCACAAGAAGATTCCTGTCCTCGTACACAATGGAAAGCCTATCGTGGAGTCCCAAGTTATTCTGGAGTACATTGATGAGACATGGCAAGGATATCCCTTGTTGCCCAAAGATCCGTACGAGAGAGCCATTGCACGTTTCTGGGCCAAGTTCATAGACGACAAG tgcTTGCCTGTGATATTTAAAGCTTTGTGGGGTGATGAGAAAGAGCATGAGAAGGCAGTAGAAGAAGCATCTGAGCTTCTAATGTTCATAGAGGAAGAGCTCAAGGAAAAGAGGTTCTTTGGAGGAGAGAGTATTGGAATGGTAGACATTATCGCTAACATCATTGCCTTTTGGCAAGGAATTTTTGAAGAAGCTTCGGGAGTAGAGTTGTTGACGAAAGAGAAATTTCCCAAACTTATCAACTGGAGTCATGAGTTCGTGAGCAATAGTGTTGTCAAGGAATGTCTGCCTCCAAGAGACAAACTAATTGCCCATTTACGAAAGCGCTTTGGGAGTCATAATGCTTCCAAATAG